The following proteins come from a genomic window of Streptomyces liliiviolaceus:
- a CDS encoding sporulation protein, translating into MSREPNAQLISLMTEASVSNKGLAKRMRDLAQRRGIDLGTTHVSVQRWRDGSGIRPPAARIMADALSAKMGRRITQEDLGLLDNPDPPASQPITYLSALPETLSALGGLTEEQRETASNNQLITPDTDFSTAVLSWMVARPDGVMADRPSTQRVGMRDVNAIQTATEMFMRLDFLYGGGHGHKALGHYFRHEVLPLLNASYSEKVGQSLFRVAAETAEVLGWMAYDIGNHDLANRYLLHGLRLTQVTGDRMFGASILANLSHQANYLGHTSRALQLARAAVEGAHSSATPRAKAMYTIHEARALSSGGDLPGASRAMNEAEHHFERADAANDPEWLAYFDEAELIGEFSHCFRDLKRPTEALHFAEQAVSKTNPQYARTLGFCRMVLADSHLLNGDLDSAIHTATKAVKEGESLQSIRFLRYVTDFQEKTSVHAKTPIVTRFNDQISEALANLKD; encoded by the coding sequence ATGAGCCGAGAGCCGAACGCGCAGTTGATCTCCCTTATGACTGAGGCTTCGGTCTCGAACAAGGGTCTTGCCAAACGCATGCGCGATCTTGCTCAACGGCGGGGCATCGACCTGGGGACCACCCACGTGTCCGTGCAGCGGTGGCGGGACGGATCGGGCATCCGACCACCAGCGGCCAGAATTATGGCGGATGCCCTCAGTGCAAAAATGGGACGCCGCATCACGCAAGAAGATCTCGGACTTCTCGATAATCCAGATCCGCCCGCGTCTCAGCCAATCACCTATCTCTCCGCTTTACCCGAGACGTTGTCAGCTTTGGGAGGTCTTACCGAAGAACAGCGTGAGACCGCGTCGAACAATCAACTCATCACCCCGGACACGGATTTCAGCACCGCAGTATTGTCGTGGATGGTGGCCCGACCTGATGGCGTGATGGCGGACCGGCCCTCTACGCAACGCGTCGGCATGCGCGACGTTAACGCAATCCAAACCGCCACCGAGATGTTTATGCGTCTGGATTTCTTGTACGGCGGCGGCCACGGCCATAAAGCCTTGGGGCACTACTTCCGCCATGAAGTACTACCGCTACTGAACGCCAGCTATTCAGAGAAGGTCGGTCAAAGCCTGTTCAGGGTGGCGGCGGAGACCGCCGAAGTATTGGGTTGGATGGCGTACGACATCGGCAATCACGACTTGGCGAACCGCTATTTACTTCATGGGCTACGACTCACCCAGGTCACCGGCGACCGCATGTTCGGCGCCTCCATCCTGGCCAACCTCAGCCATCAGGCGAACTACCTCGGACACACGTCACGCGCCCTACAACTGGCCCGCGCCGCCGTCGAGGGAGCCCATAGCAGCGCCACCCCACGCGCCAAGGCCATGTACACGATCCATGAGGCTCGCGCCCTCTCAAGCGGCGGAGACCTCCCTGGCGCCTCCCGCGCCATGAACGAGGCAGAGCACCACTTCGAGAGAGCCGATGCCGCCAATGATCCCGAATGGCTCGCTTACTTCGACGAAGCAGAATTGATCGGGGAATTCTCCCACTGCTTTCGCGATCTGAAACGCCCTACCGAAGCACTCCATTTCGCCGAACAGGCAGTCTCGAAGACTAATCCTCAATATGCGCGCACCCTGGGATTCTGCCGCATGGTCCTTGCGGACAGCCACCTACTGAACGGAGATCTTGACAGTGCAATTCACACTGCCACAAAGGCAGTTAAGGAAGGCGAATCACTCCAGTCGATTCGATTCCTGCGCTACGTGACCGACTTCCAGGAGAAGACCAGCGTCCATGCGAAAACCCCGATCGTAACCCGTTTCAACGATCAAATTTCCGAGGCATTGGCCAATCTGAAGGACTGA
- a CDS encoding phosphoribosyltransferase → MSDVRENLTYERFGGAVRELAQTIADDGYEPDIVLSIARGGVFVAGGLAYALDCKNIHLVNVEFYTGVGTTLDMPVMLAPVPNAIDFSDKKVLITDDVADTGKTLKLVHDFCVDAVAEVRSAVIYEKSQSLVKCEYVWKRTDEWINFPWSVLPPCRKSGTPITPSKEAL, encoded by the coding sequence GTGAGCGACGTACGCGAGAACCTGACGTACGAGCGGTTCGGGGGCGCCGTTCGTGAGCTCGCCCAGACCATCGCCGACGACGGGTACGAGCCCGACATCGTGCTCAGCATCGCGCGCGGCGGTGTCTTCGTGGCCGGCGGGCTCGCCTACGCCCTCGACTGCAAGAACATCCACCTCGTGAACGTCGAGTTCTACACGGGGGTCGGGACCACTCTCGACATGCCCGTCATGCTCGCTCCCGTCCCCAACGCCATCGACTTCTCCGACAAGAAGGTGCTGATCACGGACGACGTGGCCGACACCGGCAAGACGCTGAAGCTCGTGCACGACTTCTGCGTCGACGCCGTCGCCGAGGTGCGCTCCGCGGTCATCTACGAGAAGTCGCAGTCCCTGGTGAAGTGCGAGTACGTGTGGAAGCGCACCGATGAGTGGATCAACTTCCCGTGGTCTGTGTTGCCTCCATGCCGTAAGTCTGGCACGCCCATCACGCCTTCGAAAGAGGCTCTCTGA
- a CDS encoding helix-turn-helix domain-containing protein, which produces MVDDQLPARRGRGLGAVKPGPGEVVRFANHLRELQGELQVTQDELARRLHVSPSTLSRYMSGERVPEREFLLGIYGMLGKRADLADPAGDFKHSVEILFAAKERKEPLSHRIWILELAKERLENEIKEGRDKAASLERKLKEEISRRCELEAELDELRSEITQRAADRHRMGELQELRVTVDEKVHELEGVLRQQRSVVTLLEGDREKLSSALGDAERQASLNSLIRTGWSEGEGQRWAQDGELKEHVVQQAGELFDEGESEKGDNLLSVYARGIVSGQLVEFVVALYANDRRPAAMRLLSREVSTRSVSEVIKLMRKFWEKGRREEYSQVGIKEVDFILDSFLAQRGAGEIAKLLNAMAESDIFDVSEVARIVTLGRWAVMFPEIYPVLSSSVREMYLRKTLEGDSRTAAAAIIWLSLEPGADGYPVPLSFMEELEESKKLAISKHLRKSGWSDEASMMAIYGTTDLGR; this is translated from the coding sequence ATGGTCGACGATCAGCTTCCAGCGCGGCGAGGGCGGGGTCTAGGAGCCGTAAAGCCGGGTCCAGGCGAAGTAGTGCGTTTTGCGAATCACTTGCGGGAGCTGCAAGGAGAGCTGCAGGTAACGCAGGATGAATTGGCCCGCAGATTGCACGTAAGCCCGAGTACTCTTTCGCGCTATATGTCAGGTGAGAGAGTGCCCGAGAGGGAATTTCTCTTGGGTATTTACGGCATGCTCGGGAAGCGTGCAGACCTCGCAGATCCGGCGGGAGATTTCAAGCATAGCGTTGAAATCCTTTTTGCGGCTAAGGAGCGAAAGGAGCCACTGAGTCACAGGATCTGGATTTTGGAGCTAGCTAAAGAGCGGCTGGAAAATGAGATCAAGGAAGGGCGGGATAAGGCTGCTTCTCTGGAAAGGAAATTGAAAGAGGAAATTTCGAGACGATGTGAACTTGAAGCGGAGCTAGATGAGTTGCGCTCTGAAATAACTCAGCGAGCAGCGGATAGACATCGCATGGGTGAACTGCAAGAGCTGCGCGTGACAGTAGATGAAAAGGTCCACGAACTTGAGGGTGTGCTTCGTCAGCAGAGATCCGTCGTCACTCTTCTGGAAGGGGATCGGGAAAAATTGTCCTCCGCATTGGGGGATGCTGAACGCCAGGCGAGCCTGAACTCACTCATTCGGACTGGTTGGTCCGAAGGTGAGGGCCAGCGCTGGGCGCAAGATGGAGAATTGAAGGAGCATGTCGTTCAGCAAGCGGGCGAGCTATTCGATGAAGGGGAATCAGAGAAAGGGGATAATTTACTCTCTGTCTATGCGCGAGGCATCGTTTCTGGCCAACTTGTCGAATTCGTTGTGGCGCTCTACGCTAATGATCGCCGACCTGCCGCTATGCGTCTTCTTTCTAGAGAGGTTTCTACGCGTTCTGTCAGTGAAGTTATTAAGCTAATGAGGAAATTTTGGGAGAAGGGACGGAGAGAGGAGTACAGTCAGGTCGGGATTAAGGAGGTCGACTTCATTCTGGATTCCTTCTTGGCGCAGCGCGGTGCTGGAGAAATCGCCAAGCTGTTGAATGCGATGGCCGAAAGTGACATATTCGATGTGAGTGAAGTTGCAAGGATTGTGACCCTCGGTAGGTGGGCTGTGATGTTTCCGGAAATTTATCCCGTGCTCAGTTCCTCTGTCCGGGAAATGTATCTCAGGAAAACTCTTGAGGGTGATTCCAGGACGGCTGCGGCGGCGATCATTTGGCTTTCCTTGGAGCCTGGTGCTGACGGTTATCCAGTTCCACTCTCGTTTATGGAGGAGTTGGAGGAATCGAAAAAATTGGCTATTTCAAAACATCTCCGTAAAAGCGGCTGGTCTGATGAAGCGTCCATGATGGCCATTTACGGTACAACAGATCTGGGAAGGTAG
- a CDS encoding aminoglycoside phosphotransferase family protein, with translation MSVGAARGSGQAFTSARAERVMTAACRTAGLDDRGAELIRLGENALYRLASVPVIVRIARSVEYLPAARKEVDVSRWLATEGFPAARIVEDLDQPLMTDGHPVTFWHLIVEGGRGATYGELGAVLRDLHSLTLPTGLDLPRYSAFGLSDLRLERAAGIPDADLAFLRRRGRELKDRLVELRFESPLGPVHGDAHTDNLMVDRNGVVHLIDFENFCVDHPEWDLEVAAHEYDRLGWVTDQQYADFVGTYGRDLREWPGFKTLCAVQEFKMTTWLMQNIAEGEDVAEEVGRRIKSLRDGAAPRRWLPY, from the coding sequence ATGTCCGTTGGAGCTGCTCGGGGATCAGGACAAGCGTTCACTTCGGCTCGGGCGGAACGCGTGATGACTGCCGCGTGCCGCACTGCTGGGCTTGACGACAGAGGCGCGGAGCTAATCCGACTGGGGGAAAACGCTCTGTACCGGCTGGCTTCGGTGCCGGTGATCGTGCGTATCGCGCGATCGGTCGAGTATCTGCCGGCCGCGCGCAAGGAAGTGGACGTTTCGCGGTGGCTGGCTACCGAGGGCTTCCCTGCGGCGCGCATCGTTGAAGATCTCGACCAACCGCTGATGACCGATGGGCATCCGGTGACCTTCTGGCATCTGATCGTCGAAGGGGGCAGGGGGGCCACGTACGGAGAGTTGGGTGCGGTCTTGCGTGACCTGCATTCGCTGACGCTGCCTACTGGCTTGGATCTGCCTCGATACAGTGCCTTCGGGCTTTCTGACTTACGTCTAGAGCGGGCTGCCGGGATACCGGATGCCGATCTTGCGTTCCTGCGTAGACGGGGCCGGGAGTTGAAAGACCGGCTCGTCGAGCTGCGGTTCGAGTCGCCCTTAGGCCCCGTGCACGGTGACGCGCACACCGACAACCTGATGGTGGACCGGAACGGGGTGGTGCACCTGATCGATTTTGAAAACTTCTGCGTCGATCACCCCGAGTGGGATCTTGAGGTTGCTGCGCACGAGTATGACCGGCTTGGCTGGGTGACGGATCAGCAGTACGCCGACTTTGTGGGCACCTACGGGCGTGACCTGAGAGAGTGGCCCGGTTTCAAGACGCTGTGCGCAGTCCAGGAGTTCAAGATGACTACCTGGCTCATGCAGAACATCGCTGAGGGGGAGGACGTGGCGGAGGAGGTAGGTCGGCGTATCAAGTCGTTGCGCGATGGCGCCGCGCCGCGCCGATGGCTCCCGTATTGA
- a CDS encoding ATP-binding protein, with amino-acid sequence MDAKKSAHLMSEVDAFAHWYVVPDPSSTGRFLALTLFAEFPDTVRVARDMTAAFLRGAGVHDVVDDARLAVSELVGNVVNHAVPDRHLAEPGKARRVDLTFKLWPKWLFVGVADEDSTPPVLPAGEPFSPGLMGDLSEAVVPDRGRGLLIVQRLAVAVWWTPEDRGGKTVWCRFDLDREATDRPD; translated from the coding sequence ATGGATGCCAAGAAGTCTGCGCACTTGATGAGCGAAGTGGACGCGTTCGCTCACTGGTACGTAGTGCCGGACCCGTCCTCTACTGGTCGCTTTCTGGCGCTGACGCTGTTCGCGGAGTTCCCCGACACCGTGCGCGTGGCGCGTGACATGACGGCCGCGTTCCTGCGGGGCGCGGGCGTGCATGACGTCGTGGACGATGCTCGGCTGGCTGTCTCTGAGCTGGTCGGCAACGTGGTGAACCATGCGGTGCCGGATCGTCATCTGGCAGAGCCTGGTAAGGCGCGGCGTGTCGATCTGACGTTCAAGCTGTGGCCGAAGTGGCTGTTCGTCGGTGTGGCCGATGAGGACTCGACGCCTCCTGTGCTCCCGGCAGGTGAGCCGTTCTCTCCGGGGTTGATGGGTGATCTCTCCGAAGCGGTGGTGCCCGACAGGGGCCGAGGGCTCCTGATCGTCCAGCGTCTCGCGGTGGCGGTGTGGTGGACACCGGAAGATCGGGGCGGCAAGACCGTCTGGTGCCGCTTCGACCTCGACCGCGAAGCCACGGACAGACCCGACTGA
- the dcd gene encoding dCTP deaminase, translating into MLLSDKDIRAEIDAGRVRIDPYDESMVQPSSIDVRLDRYFRVFENHRYPHIDPSVEQADLTRLVEPEGDEPFILHPGEFVLASTYEVISLPDDLASRLEGKSSLGRLGLVTHSTAGFIDPGFSGHVTLELSNLATLPIKLWPGMKIGQLCMFQLSSAAEFPYGSDRYGSRYQGQRGPTASRSYLNFHRTQV; encoded by the coding sequence GTGCTTCTCTCTGACAAGGACATCCGGGCCGAGATCGACGCCGGGCGTGTGCGGATCGACCCCTACGACGAATCCATGGTGCAGCCCTCAAGCATCGATGTGCGGCTCGACCGCTACTTCCGGGTGTTCGAGAACCACCGCTACCCCCACATCGACCCCTCCGTCGAGCAGGCGGATCTGACGCGGCTCGTCGAGCCCGAGGGGGACGAGCCGTTCATCTTGCACCCCGGGGAGTTCGTGCTGGCGAGCACGTACGAGGTCATCTCGCTTCCCGACGACCTCGCGTCGCGGCTTGAGGGCAAGAGCTCGCTCGGGCGCCTCGGGCTCGTCACCCACTCCACCGCCGGGTTCATCGACCCCGGGTTCTCCGGGCACGTGACCCTTGAGCTGTCCAACCTCGCGACCCTGCCCATCAAGCTCTGGCCGGGGATGAAGATCGGGCAGCTGTGCATGTTCCAGCTCAGCTCGGCGGCCGAGTTCCCGTACGGCAGCGACCGGTACGGGTCCCGCTACCAGGGGCAGCGCGGCCCGACCGCCTCCCGCTCCTACCTCAACTTCCATCGGACCCAGGTGTGA
- a CDS encoding DUF1152 domain-containing protein, with the protein MKRLIVAAGGGGDAVAAAMLHSALYGDEDQAVILTYAWDRLLVDPVPGPRGPDNFTGLEQLTPAVWTVPANARPIAPAGSTLPRLAAELPHTFALLDPHHGVEGVTRQLEELIDHLSPESIDLLDVGGAILARADEPTLKSPLADALTLAACCQVNAPVRLLVAGPSLDGELPVDDVRALLGARIHTFTPADVESVSSVLEWHPSEATGMLAATARGVRGTCEVRDAGLPIALTDEGPTVHEVDLDEAVTRNQLARAIMATETLDEVEAHSREICGYSEIDYERNKAAWLKDQPPADLVPQTVLAQLDEFEAEARRRGVTHTTFRHLTEVLNLDGSQREDLRRLLIGNRPEQYSAPLWQIP; encoded by the coding sequence ATGAAGCGGTTGATCGTCGCAGCAGGAGGAGGGGGCGACGCTGTCGCCGCCGCCATGCTTCACTCCGCCCTCTACGGCGACGAGGACCAGGCGGTGATCCTCACGTACGCGTGGGACCGCCTGCTCGTCGATCCAGTGCCGGGCCCACGAGGCCCGGACAACTTCACCGGCCTCGAACAGCTCACCCCCGCCGTCTGGACAGTGCCGGCGAACGCCCGCCCGATCGCACCGGCAGGGTCCACACTCCCGCGGCTCGCGGCAGAGCTCCCGCACACGTTCGCGCTGCTCGACCCGCACCACGGCGTCGAGGGCGTCACGCGCCAACTTGAAGAGCTGATCGACCACTTGTCGCCGGAATCGATCGACCTGCTCGACGTGGGGGGCGCCATCCTCGCGCGGGCCGACGAGCCGACGCTGAAGAGCCCGCTCGCGGACGCCCTCACGCTCGCAGCGTGCTGCCAGGTGAACGCGCCCGTTCGGCTACTGGTTGCCGGTCCCAGCCTCGACGGCGAACTGCCGGTCGATGACGTGCGCGCCCTACTCGGCGCCCGTATCCACACCTTCACCCCGGCGGACGTGGAGTCGGTCAGCTCGGTACTGGAGTGGCACCCGTCTGAGGCAACCGGAATGCTGGCCGCCACCGCCCGAGGCGTACGCGGCACCTGCGAAGTCCGGGACGCCGGCCTCCCCATCGCGCTCACGGACGAGGGCCCAACCGTCCACGAGGTCGACCTGGACGAGGCAGTCACCCGCAACCAACTGGCCCGCGCCATCATGGCAACCGAGACCCTGGACGAGGTCGAGGCGCACAGCCGGGAGATCTGCGGCTACTCGGAGATCGACTACGAACGCAACAAGGCCGCATGGCTCAAGGACCAGCCGCCTGCGGACCTGGTCCCGCAGACCGTCTTGGCTCAACTCGACGAGTTCGAGGCAGAGGCCAGGCGCCGCGGCGTCACCCACACCACGTTCCGCCACCTCACCGAAGTCCTGAACCTCGACGGCTCCCAACGCGAGGACCTGCGCCGACTCCTCATCGGCAACCGTCCAGAGCAGTACTCCGCCCCTCTGTGGCAGATCCCATGA